The following proteins come from a genomic window of Iamia sp. SCSIO 61187:
- the egtD gene encoding L-histidine N(alpha)-methyltransferase: protein MTPTPDIPSASETMAASVGRTLREEPQRWLSPKWFYDDLGSVLFDAITRLPEYYPTARERAILVARSGEIAAASGADTVVELGSGTSEKTRLLLDAFAAAGHLRRFCPLDVSAGILDQAATAIAAERPAVEVVPVVGDFLHDLDRIPTGGRRLVVFLGGTIGNLTPDEQGRFLDRVAATLEPGDGLLLGTDLVKDVDRLLAAYDDPVGVTAAFNRNVLAVLNRELGADAALRRWRHQARWDPDRERIEMHLVSDGAQVLRVPACDLEVPFADGESIQTEISAKFRLEGLAPLLAKAGFGAAQTWTDPDGDFALTLATRD, encoded by the coding sequence ATGACGCCCACCCCGGACATCCCGTCCGCCTCCGAGACGATGGCGGCGAGCGTCGGGCGGACGCTCCGCGAGGAGCCGCAGCGGTGGCTGTCGCCCAAGTGGTTCTACGACGACCTGGGCAGCGTCCTGTTCGACGCCATCACCCGGCTGCCGGAGTACTACCCGACGGCCCGGGAGCGGGCCATCCTGGTCGCCCGGTCCGGCGAGATCGCCGCCGCCTCGGGGGCCGACACCGTCGTCGAGCTGGGCTCGGGCACGTCGGAGAAGACCCGCCTCCTGCTCGACGCCTTCGCCGCCGCCGGTCACCTCCGACGCTTCTGCCCGCTCGACGTCAGCGCCGGCATCCTCGACCAGGCCGCCACCGCCATCGCCGCCGAGCGGCCCGCGGTCGAGGTCGTCCCCGTCGTCGGCGACTTCCTGCACGACCTGGACCGCATCCCCACCGGGGGGCGGCGGCTGGTCGTGTTCCTGGGCGGCACCATCGGCAACCTCACCCCCGACGAGCAGGGTCGCTTCCTCGACCGGGTCGCGGCCACGCTCGAGCCGGGCGACGGCCTGCTCCTCGGCACCGACCTGGTGAAGGACGTCGATCGCCTGTTGGCCGCCTACGACGACCCCGTCGGAGTGACCGCCGCGTTCAACCGGAACGTGCTGGCCGTGCTGAACCGAGAGCTGGGGGCCGACGCCGCCCTGCGGCGCTGGCGCCACCAGGCGCGGTGGGACCCGGACCGCGAGCGCATCGAGATGCACCTCGTGTCCGACGGCGCCCAGGTGCTGCGGGTGCCGGCGTGCGACCTGGAGGTCCCCTTCGCCGACGGGGAGTCGATCCAGACCGAGATCAGCGCCAAGTTCCGGCTCGAGGGGCTGGCCCCCCTGCTGGCCAAGGCCGGCTTCGGCGCGGCCCAGACCTGGACCGACCCCGACGGCGACTTCGCCCTGACCCTGGCGACGCGGGACTGA
- a CDS encoding CsbD family protein, producing MGVAGDSGPEAGAKGAGEGIKGKAKEVVGAVTGNDGMADEGRAQQDKADAQRDVAKKEAEADKARAEAAAHEAEQRAHE from the coding sequence ATGGGCGTGGCCGGAGACAGCGGACCAGAGGCGGGCGCCAAGGGCGCCGGCGAGGGCATCAAGGGCAAGGCCAAGGAGGTCGTCGGGGCCGTGACCGGCAACGACGGGATGGCCGACGAGGGCCGGGCCCAGCAGGACAAGGCCGACGCCCAGCGCGACGTGGCCAAGAAGGAGGCCGAGGCCGACAAGGCCCGCGCCGAGGCCGCGGCCCACGAGGCCGAGCAGCGGGCCCACGAGTAG
- the egtB gene encoding ergothioneine biosynthesis protein EgtB, whose translation MPPPTTAETTADIPADAPAPASPTLVGRYHEVRDLTEELAAPLGPEDQTVQTMPDVSPTKWHRAHTTWFFETFVLQPHRGGYQPFHEAFGYLFNSYYETVGARHTRADRGQITRPTASEVGSYREAVDRSMAATLSSDIGEAVHELVTLGLHHEQQHQELLLMDIKHVLSCNPLRPAYLAHDPQRAADPGPLRWLDRPGGIVAVGHDGDGFAYDNEGPRHDTLLRPHRLADRLVTNGEWQEFVADGGYQRPELWLSDGWAEVQAGGWEAPLYWEQVGDAWHEFTLAGRHEVDPHRPVVHVSHYEADAFARWAGARLPTEQEWEAAVAAQPFVEPTFSAAGPHPRGAEGAVGPLRQAFGEVWQWTASAYVGFPGYTPPPGAVGEYNGKFMSGQVVLRGSSCATPPGHARATYRNFFPPRARWAFSGVRLAADA comes from the coding sequence GTGCCGCCACCGACCACCGCCGAGACCACGGCCGACATCCCGGCCGACGCCCCCGCACCGGCCTCGCCCACCCTCGTGGGGCGCTACCACGAGGTCCGGGACCTGACCGAGGAGCTCGCCGCCCCGCTGGGCCCCGAGGACCAGACGGTCCAGACCATGCCCGACGTGAGCCCCACCAAGTGGCACCGGGCCCACACCACCTGGTTCTTCGAGACCTTCGTCCTCCAGCCCCACCGGGGCGGCTACCAGCCGTTCCACGAGGCCTTCGGCTACCTGTTCAACTCGTACTACGAGACCGTGGGCGCCCGGCACACCCGAGCCGACCGGGGTCAGATCACCCGGCCCACCGCCTCGGAGGTCGGGTCCTACCGCGAGGCGGTCGACCGCTCGATGGCCGCCACCTTGTCGTCCGACATCGGCGAGGCCGTCCACGAGCTGGTCACCCTCGGCCTCCACCACGAGCAGCAGCACCAGGAGCTGCTCCTCATGGACATCAAGCACGTGCTCTCGTGCAACCCCCTCCGGCCCGCCTACCTGGCCCACGACCCGCAGCGGGCGGCCGACCCCGGCCCCCTCCGGTGGCTCGACCGACCCGGCGGCATCGTCGCCGTGGGCCACGACGGCGACGGGTTCGCCTACGACAACGAGGGCCCCCGCCACGACACCCTCCTCCGCCCCCACCGGCTCGCCGACCGGCTCGTCACCAACGGCGAGTGGCAGGAGTTCGTGGCCGACGGGGGCTACCAGCGCCCCGAGCTCTGGCTGTCCGACGGCTGGGCCGAGGTCCAGGCCGGCGGGTGGGAGGCCCCGCTCTACTGGGAGCAGGTCGGCGACGCCTGGCACGAGTTCACCCTCGCCGGGCGCCACGAGGTCGACCCGCACCGCCCCGTCGTCCACGTCAGCCACTACGAAGCCGACGCCTTCGCCCGCTGGGCCGGGGCCCGGCTCCCCACCGAGCAGGAGTGGGAGGCGGCCGTGGCCGCCCAGCCCTTCGTCGAGCCGACCTTCTCGGCCGCCGGCCCCCACCCCCGGGGCGCCGAGGGCGCCGTCGGGCCGCTCCGCCAGGCGTTCGGCGAGGTGTGGCAGTGGACCGCCAGCGCCTACGTCGGCTTCCCCGGCTACACCCCTCCGCCGGGCGCGGTCGGCGAGTACAACGGCAAGTTCATGAGCGGGCAGGTCGTCCTCCGGGGCTCGAGCTGCGCCACCCCGCCGGGGCACGCCCGGGCGACCTACCGGAACTTCTTCCCGCCCCGGGCCCGGTGGGCCTTCTCCGGCGTCCGCCTCGCCGCCGACGCATGA
- a CDS encoding DNA topoisomerase IB: MSVVGLDPAEDPEAVAESAGLTYVTDQAPGHRRVRRGRGFSYVDRRGNVLPAAEKDRIRSLAIPPAWTDVWISPDPNAHLLATGRDAKGRKVYRYHDRWREVRDAAKYERLADFADALPDLRRAVDADLSRRGLPPEKVTALVVRLLDETLIRVGNERYAEDNESFGLTTLRPDHVEVDGGTIELDFVGKSGVAQRLSLHDARLARIAKRCHELPGKHLFSFLDDDGEVGHVSSAEVNEYLRARMGDGVSAKDFRTWGGTSVAAGTLAHPCADDQPCDKLVIRAFEEAADVLGNTPTVCRTCYVHPVVPDGYRSGALAETWKASRSTAAMSRSERTVRNLLDG, from the coding sequence ATGAGCGTCGTCGGGCTCGACCCGGCCGAGGACCCCGAGGCGGTGGCCGAGTCCGCCGGCCTCACCTACGTCACCGACCAGGCCCCCGGCCACCGCCGCGTCCGGCGGGGCCGGGGGTTCTCCTACGTCGACCGGCGGGGCAACGTGCTGCCCGCCGCCGAGAAGGACCGGATCCGGTCGCTCGCCATCCCGCCGGCGTGGACCGACGTGTGGATCAGCCCCGACCCGAACGCCCACCTCCTGGCCACGGGCCGGGACGCCAAGGGTCGCAAGGTCTACCGGTACCACGACCGCTGGAGGGAGGTCCGCGACGCGGCCAAGTACGAGCGGCTGGCCGACTTCGCCGACGCCCTGCCCGACCTGCGGCGCGCCGTCGACGCCGACCTCTCCCGCCGCGGGCTGCCGCCCGAGAAGGTCACGGCCCTGGTGGTCCGGCTCCTCGACGAGACGCTCATCCGGGTCGGCAACGAGCGCTACGCCGAGGACAACGAGAGCTTCGGGCTGACCACCCTCAGGCCGGACCACGTCGAGGTCGACGGGGGGACGATCGAGCTCGACTTCGTCGGCAAGTCGGGCGTGGCCCAGCGCCTCAGCCTCCACGACGCCCGGCTGGCGCGCATCGCCAAGCGCTGCCACGAGCTCCCCGGGAAGCACCTCTTCTCCTTCCTGGACGACGACGGCGAGGTCGGGCACGTCTCCTCGGCCGAGGTCAACGAGTACCTGCGGGCCCGGATGGGCGACGGGGTGAGCGCCAAGGACTTCCGGACCTGGGGCGGCACCAGCGTCGCCGCCGGCACCCTCGCCCACCCCTGCGCCGACGACCAGCCCTGCGACAAGCTCGTGATCCGCGCCTTCGAGGAGGCGGCCGACGTGCTGGGCAACACGCCCACCGTCTGCCGCACGTGCTACGTCCACCCCGTCGTGCCCGACGGGTACCGGTCCGGTGCCCTCGCCGAGACGTGGAAGGCGTCGCGCTCGACCGCGGCCATGAGCCGCTCGGAGCGCACGGTCCGGAACCTGCTGGACGGCTGA
- a CDS encoding formate dehydrogenase accessory sulfurtransferase FdhD, which yields MAHSRSRRLMVRRHDGGSARRAPDDVAVEEPLEIRVDGQVATTTMRTPGNDHDLAVGFAWAEGLLDGARLDGVRSCGLGLDERAAFNVVDVATGGTARPVVPRLTPTTAACGVCGSATVDEMLDRLRPLDGVPSIPVTVLVAMAEAVRPHQELFARTGGVHAAAAFRPDGEVVLVREDIGRHNAVDKVVGRLRLTEALPASDLGLYVSGRAGFEIVQKAWAAGFGTVVAVGAPTSLAVEVARTARITLAAFLRPGGLNVYSPD from the coding sequence ATGGCCCACTCCCGGTCGCGACGGCTGATGGTGCGCCGCCACGACGGCGGCTCGGCCCGTCGGGCCCCCGACGACGTCGCCGTCGAGGAGCCGCTGGAGATCCGCGTCGACGGCCAGGTCGCCACCACCACGATGCGCACCCCGGGCAACGACCACGACCTGGCCGTGGGGTTCGCCTGGGCCGAGGGGCTGCTCGACGGCGCCCGCCTCGACGGCGTCCGCTCGTGCGGCCTGGGCCTCGACGAGCGGGCCGCCTTCAACGTGGTCGACGTGGCGACCGGCGGGACGGCCCGACCGGTCGTGCCCCGGCTGACGCCCACCACCGCCGCCTGCGGCGTGTGCGGGTCGGCGACCGTCGACGAGATGCTCGACCGGCTGCGCCCCCTCGACGGCGTCCCGTCGATCCCGGTCACGGTCCTGGTCGCCATGGCCGAGGCGGTGCGGCCGCACCAGGAGCTCTTCGCCCGCACCGGCGGCGTGCACGCCGCCGCCGCCTTCCGCCCCGACGGGGAGGTAGTGCTCGTCCGGGAGGACATCGGTCGCCACAACGCCGTGGACAAGGTCGTGGGCCGGCTGCGCCTCACCGAGGCCCTGCCGGCGTCCGACCTCGGGCTCTACGTGTCGGGGAGGGCCGGCTTCGAGATCGTCCAGAAGGCGTGGGCCGCCGGCTTCGGCACCGTGGTCGCCGTCGGCGCCCCCACCTCGCTCGCCGTCGAGGTCGCCCGCACCGCCCGCATCACCCTCGCCGCGTTCCTGCGACCGGGCGGTCTGAACGTCTACTCGCCGGACTGA
- a CDS encoding sigma-70 family RNA polymerase sigma factor: protein MTGSAGAGSAPTSVIDELADGLHRAGEATAESKRVATRSRTCRRRVRRTLDQVTDVVDVLQARRTVPRGDDARDWSRRPGVPLEVWILHVRYARSGSSEDLGALVAEYEQYALSLSRRLRRDREPSDDLDQVARESLVVALQRFDCERGLPFPAFATPTILGALRRHYRDHGWSIRVPRRVHELAVPAREAADRLTTELGRSPKAHEIAEELGIETKDLLETQQAAAARTPSSLDSTPTVDGPSQHEVVGDTDRNLLVAEDQLVLDQAIELLGDRDRDVIRLYFFDELTQSQIAERYGVSQMQVSRWIASIVKRLRSHMEA from the coding sequence GTGACCGGCTCCGCCGGCGCCGGATCGGCGCCCACCTCCGTCATCGACGAGCTGGCCGACGGCCTCCATCGGGCAGGTGAGGCGACGGCCGAGAGCAAGCGGGTGGCCACCCGCAGCCGGACCTGCCGCCGTCGCGTGCGCCGCACGCTGGACCAGGTCACCGACGTGGTCGACGTCCTGCAGGCCCGTCGGACGGTCCCCCGCGGCGACGACGCCCGGGACTGGAGCCGGCGCCCCGGCGTCCCGCTCGAGGTGTGGATCCTGCACGTGCGCTACGCCCGCTCGGGCAGCTCGGAGGACCTGGGCGCCCTCGTCGCCGAGTACGAGCAGTACGCCCTGTCGCTGTCGCGGCGGCTGCGGCGCGACCGCGAGCCGAGCGACGACCTCGACCAGGTGGCGCGCGAGTCGCTGGTCGTCGCCCTTCAGCGGTTCGACTGCGAGCGGGGGCTGCCGTTCCCGGCCTTCGCCACCCCGACGATCTTGGGCGCCCTCCGCCGCCACTACCGCGACCACGGCTGGAGCATCCGGGTGCCCCGGCGGGTCCACGAGCTGGCCGTGCCGGCGCGCGAAGCCGCCGACCGCCTCACCACCGAGCTGGGCCGGTCGCCCAAGGCCCACGAGATCGCCGAGGAGCTCGGGATCGAGACCAAGGACCTGCTCGAGACCCAGCAGGCGGCCGCGGCCCGGACGCCGTCGTCGCTCGACTCCACGCCGACCGTCGACGGCCCGAGCCAGCACGAGGTCGTCGGCGACACCGACCGCAACCTGCTCGTGGCCGAGGACCAGCTGGTGCTCGACCAGGCCATCGAGCTGCTGGGCGACCGCGACCGGGACGTGATCCGCCTGTACTTCTTCGACGAGCTGACGCAGTCGCAGATCGCCGAGCGCTACGGCGTGAGCCAGATGCAGGTGTCGCGGTGGATCGCCAGCATCGTCAAGCGGCTCCGCAGCCACATGGAGGCCTGA